Within Cyanobacterium stanieri LEGE 03274, the genomic segment GGTATGGTTAAATCCCCTTAATCCTGAAGTACAAGGGTTTATCACTGATTTGGTGTTGGAAATTGTCCGTAATTATGACATTGATGGTATCCAATTTGATGATCATTTTGGTTATCCTTCTGAATTGGGTTATGATCCTTATACGGTGAGGTTATATCGTCAAGAACATGATGGCCAGTTGCCCCCTCCTAATGCCTTAAATGGGGAATGGATACAATGGCGCGCGGATAAAATTACTCAATATCTGGCTACTCTCCATCAACAAATTAAGGCGATTAAACCAGAAATAGTTATTTCGATTTCTCCTAATCCCCAAGAGTTTTCCCTCGAACAATATTTATTGGATTGGGCAAAATGGCAAAAAATGGGTTTAATAGATGAGTTATTATTACAGGTTTATCGAGATAATATGATCGCTTTCAACCGAGAAATTGCCCAAGAAGACATCCGAAATGCTAAAAATAAGATCCCCAGTGCGATCGCTATTTTAAGTGGCTTAAAGGGGCGACAAGTACCATTGGAGATGATAAAACAACAAGTCCATCGTACCCGTGCAGAAAATTATGGGGGAGTTTCTTTCTTTTTCTATGAAAGTTTATGGAATTTTGGGCCAGAATCGAAGGAGGAAAGAATTAACTTTTTTAAAGATATATTTTCTTAAGGCAAATATATGAACAAATAAGTCATTTATATTAGTTAATTAGATATAGTTTTACTTTATAAAGACAGTAAAAAATATTGTTTATTTATTTGGCGAAAATTAAGCTAATAGATATTAAATAGTTTTATTATTACCCTTAATTTAAGTCAATTTTTATTACTAAATAATACTAGCTATATAATTCATTCCACAATAATAAAAATCGTAGGATATTATTTTTGTAAAAATATTGAGATTTGATAGCGTTTCATTCTAATATTGATTAACTATAAATAATAACTTAAACCTAACCATCGAAGTCTATTTATATTTGCATTCTAATAAGAGAATAACCATTTAATAATTACATATTATTTTTTATATAACTATTTAAACACAAGAAATATCATCATCTAAAATCTGATTTATAACATCTAAAATCAATTTATTTAAACTTACTTAAAATGCCCGAAATATCACCCATATTCCTAACTATTACCATTTTAATTTTAACCCTAGCCGCTTTTATTGGTGAGTGGTTACCCGTAGATTTAACAGCCCTTTCCGTTGCCATTGTATTAATGTTATTAGGGTTAGTATCTCCCGAAGAAGGAATATCAGGATTTGGCAATTCTGCCACTATTACGGTGATGGCGATGTTTATTTTAAGTGCAGGGATTACGAAAACAGGAATTTTAAATATAGTCAGAGATTGGCTAATAAAATGGGGAGGAAATCATCCTTCTAGGCAAATTTTTGTAATGGGTTCTATTGTCGGTTCTATTAGTGCTTTTATTAATAATACCGCAGTAGTGGCAATTTTTTTACCAATAATTGAGCAGTGGAGTAAACAAACAAAAGTATCTATTTCCAAACTTTTAATACCCCTTTCTTTTTCGACCATTTTAGGTGGTTTAATTACTTTAATTGGTACTTCTACTAATATTTTAGCCAGTGGTGTAGCAGTACAATTAGGTTATCCTGAATTTACCATTTTTCAGTTCACAAAGTTAGGTTTACCCGTATTTATTATTGGTTTAGCTTATCTTAGTTTTTTTGCTCCTAAAATTTTACCTGCCCGTAAACCTCCGGGGGGAGAGTCTTTGAGTGAAGATTATGAAATCAAGGAATATGTTAGTGAGATGATTATTCCTCCTAATTCTAGTTTAATTGGGCAAACTTTACGCAGTAGTCAAATTCAAAGAAAATTTGATTTAGATGTGTTGGAAATTATTAGAAATGACACTCATTTTGCCCCTCCTTTAGCGGATAAAGTTTTATCGGTGGGCGATATTTTGTTGGTAAG encodes:
- a CDS encoding glycoside hydrolase family 10 protein, which codes for MPKKGLIVHFPLSIVHCLLFLCAVWLTVTMPWGVSSQPISGDEIRGVWLTNVDSDVLFSRENTQGAIALLADAKFNTVYPTVWNWGYTLYPSQVNQEATGVRLDPTEGLQNRDVLQEIIEEGHKRNLRVIPWFEFGFMAPADSFLAQKHPQWITRRIDKSEIWLEGGIHERVWLNPLNPEVQGFITDLVLEIVRNYDIDGIQFDDHFGYPSELGYDPYTVRLYRQEHDGQLPPPNALNGEWIQWRADKITQYLATLHQQIKAIKPEIVISISPNPQEFSLEQYLLDWAKWQKMGLIDELLLQVYRDNMIAFNREIAQEDIRNAKNKIPSAIAILSGLKGRQVPLEMIKQQVHRTRAENYGGVSFFFYESLWNFGPESKEERINFFKDIFS